In the Mesorhizobium sp. WSM2240 genome, GGCAACATCAGCTTCGACACCGGGCTCGTCTTCGGGTTGAAGGTCCTGTTCGTGACCGCCGTCGGCGGCTACCTCGCGCCGGCGCGCGCGGCGCTCGGCGCGGCGGCGTTCGGCATCGCCGAATCGCTTTGGTCGGGCTATTTCCCGATCGAATGGCGCGACGCCTGGATGTTCCTGTTCCTTGTTGCGCTGCTGGTGCTTCGGCCGGCCCGGCAGGAGCCCGGTACATCCGCATAATCACACCCCGCCAACGGCCGGCGGTTCATTCCCCATTGGCACAATCACCCTGGGTAACTGCACCATCGCGTGTTGACGCGCCGCCAAACACTCGGCATATCCGATGCCATCGCGGCGCGCGAAAAAATCCGGGGAAACGCTAAAGGCTCGCCTCGTACAAAATCTGGGAGGATCGCATGGCAGGGCTACTCGCTCTATCGAGAGCCATTGACCGTATGAACGAGTTCATCGGGAAATGGGTTTCCTGGCTGATTTTGCTGGCCGTGTTGGTCAGCGCGGCGAACGCGGTTATCCGCAAGACGCTCAACATGTCGTCGAACGCCTGGCTCGAGCTGCAGTGGTACCTGTTCGGCGCCGCGTTCCTGCTCGCCGCCGCCTATACGCTCAGGCAGAACGAGCACATCCGCATCGACATCGTCTACGGCATGTTCTCAAGGCGCGTTCAGCACTGGATCGACCTGTTCGGCCACGTCTTCTTCCTGATGCCCTTCGTCATTTTGATGATCTACTATTTCGTCCCCTACGTATCCCTCTCCTTCCGCAGCGGCGAAGTGTCGACCAACGCCGGCGGGTTGATCATCTGGCCGGCGAAATCCCTGCTTTTAATCGGCTTTTCGCTGCTGGCGCTGCAAGGAATCTCCGAGATCATCAAGAAGATCGCCATCATGCGCGGCGACATGGACGATCCCACGCCCTTCATCTCGGTCCACGAACAGGCTGAACTGGAAGCCAAGGCGCTGGCCGAGGAGATCCGCTCATGATCCATTTCATTGCGGAGAACATGGCGCCGATCATGTTCTTCTCGCTCATCGTCTTCATGCTGCTGGGCTATCCTGTCGCGTTTTCCCTCGCCGCCAACGGCCTGCTGTTCTTCGTCATCGGCGTCGAACTGGCGCCCTATTCGGGCAACGAGATCACGCTGTCCTGGCCGCTGCTCTATGCGCTTCCCGAGCGGTTCTGGGGCATCATGTCCAACGACACGCTGCTCGCCATCCCGTTCTTCACCTTCATGGGCATCGTGCTCGAACGATCCGGCATGGCCGAGGACCTGCTCGACACAATCGGCCAGCTGTTCGGCCCGATCCGCGGCGGCCTCGCCTATGCCGTCATCCTGGTCGGCGCGCTGCTTGCCGCGACAACCGGCGTGGTCGCCGCCTCGGTGATCGCCATGGGCCTCATCTCGCTGCCGATCATGCTGCGCTACGGCTATGACCGCCGCGTCGCCACAGGCGTCATCGCAGCCTCCGGAACGCTGGCCCAGATTATTCCGCCCTCGCTCGTCCTGATCGTGCTTGCCGACCAGCTCGGCCGCTCGGTCGGCGACATGTATGCGGGCGCGCTGATTCCCGGCCTGGTGCTGACCTGCCTCTATCTGAGCTACGTGGTCCTGATGTCGATCATCAGGCCGAAATCGATGCCGGCCTTGCCGCTCGAGGCACGAACGCTCGGTCACGGTGTCGTTTCGCTGATCATTGCGATTATAGCGGCCGTCGCCATTTCCTACGCCGCCCATTGGTATCTCGCTCCCTCGCTCGGCGCCAATGCCGGCATCTGGAGCGCCACGATAGGGATCGTCGTCATCTATGCGGCAGCGCTCCTCGACAGGACGCTGAAAATCGGCGCTATGTCCCGGCTGGCGCAGCAGGTCGTCATCGTGCTGGTCCCGCCGCTGGCGCTGATCTTCCTGGTTCTGGGAACGATTTTCCTGGGCATCGCGACGCCGACCGAAGGCGGCGCCATGGGTGCCGTCGGCGCGCTGATCATGGCGGCGGCGAAAGGCAGGCTCACGCTCGAAGTGGTGCGTCAGGCACTGGCGTCGACGACAAGGCTTTCCAGCTTCGTGCTGTTCATACTGATCGGCGCCCGCGTCTTCTCGCTCACCTTCTACGGCGTCAACGGCCACCTCTGGGTGGAACACCTGTTGACCTCATTGCCCGGCGGCGAGATGGGCTTCCTGATCACGGTAAACGTGCTGGTCTTCTTCCTGGCCTTCTTCCTCGACTTCTTCGAGCTGGCCTTCATTATCGTGCCGCTTCTGGCGCCGGCGGCCGCCGCGCTCGGGATCGACCTGATCTGGTTCGGCGTGCTTCTCGGCGTCAACATGCAAACGAGCTTCATGCATCCACCCTTCGGCTTCGCCCTCTTCTACCTGCGGTCGGTGGCGGCGCGCGTGCCTTATCTTGACAGGCTGACCGGCAAGACCATCCAGCCGGTGACCACCGGGCAGATCTACTGGGGAGCAGTGCCCTTCGTCTGCATCCAGGTGATCATGATCGGCCTGGTCATCGGCTTCCCGCAGATGGTCATGCACTACAAGGGACCGGTCATCGACCCGAGCGACGTCGAGATCGTCGTGCCCGGCTTCGGCGGTGGCGGGGGCGGGCAACAGGGATTGCCGGGTCTGGGGCTTCCGCCGCTCGGCGCACCGGCTCCCGCTGATGGCGGCACGGCTCCCGCGCAGCCTGAGCCCGCGCAACCTGCGCCACCAGCCCACGACTTGTCGCAACCGCCCAGTTTCGGTAATCCGGCGCCGACTCAGCCGGCCCCGCCGCCTACCGATCTGTCGCAGCCGCCGAAATTCAACTGAGCGCAAACAAAAGCCCGGCAGTCACGCCGGGCTTTTTCTTCGAGGAAGCCCCGGAAAATCGTTCCGGGGCTCGCATCTGCGATGCGTCAGATATTGCCGGAGCGCTGCTGGATCATCATGAAGGTGTCGAACGTATATTCCGACACCTGCGCCCACAGATAAGCGTCCTTGCGGAACGCCATCTGGCTGTCATAGATCTTCTTGAACGCAGCGTTCGAGGCGTTGATCTCGGCATAGGTGGAGTTGGACGCTTCGAAGCAGGCTGCCAGCACCTCCTGGCTGAACGGACGCAATTCCGCGCCGCCGGCGACCAGCCGCTTCAACGCAGCCGGATTCTTGTAGTCGTAGCTTGCCATCATGTCGCAGTTCGCGGCCTCGCAGGCAGACGTCAGCACCGCCTGATAGCTCTTCGGCAGTTCGTTCCATTTGGCCTGATTGATCAGCGTGTGCAGCACGGGGCCGCCTTCCCACCAGCCCGGATAGTAATAGTACTTGGCGACCTTGTAGAAGCCGAGCTTCTCGTCGTCATAGGGGCCGACCCATTCGGCGGCGTCGATCGTGCCCTTTTCGAGCGACGGGTAGATGTCGCCGCCGGCGATCTGCTGCGGCACGACGCCGA is a window encoding:
- a CDS encoding TRAP transporter large permease subunit, which encodes MIHFIAENMAPIMFFSLIVFMLLGYPVAFSLAANGLLFFVIGVELAPYSGNEITLSWPLLYALPERFWGIMSNDTLLAIPFFTFMGIVLERSGMAEDLLDTIGQLFGPIRGGLAYAVILVGALLAATTGVVAASVIAMGLISLPIMLRYGYDRRVATGVIAASGTLAQIIPPSLVLIVLADQLGRSVGDMYAGALIPGLVLTCLYLSYVVLMSIIRPKSMPALPLEARTLGHGVVSLIIAIIAAVAISYAAHWYLAPSLGANAGIWSATIGIVVIYAAALLDRTLKIGAMSRLAQQVVIVLVPPLALIFLVLGTIFLGIATPTEGGAMGAVGALIMAAAKGRLTLEVVRQALASTTRLSSFVLFILIGARVFSLTFYGVNGHLWVEHLLTSLPGGEMGFLITVNVLVFFLAFFLDFFELAFIIVPLLAPAAAALGIDLIWFGVLLGVNMQTSFMHPPFGFALFYLRSVAARVPYLDRLTGKTIQPVTTGQIYWGAVPFVCIQVIMIGLVIGFPQMVMHYKGPVIDPSDVEIVVPGFGGGGGGQQGLPGLGLPPLGAPAPADGGTAPAQPEPAQPAPPAHDLSQPPSFGNPAPTQPAPPPTDLSQPPKFN
- a CDS encoding TRAP transporter small permease subunit, which produces MAGLLALSRAIDRMNEFIGKWVSWLILLAVLVSAANAVIRKTLNMSSNAWLELQWYLFGAAFLLAAAYTLRQNEHIRIDIVYGMFSRRVQHWIDLFGHVFFLMPFVILMIYYFVPYVSLSFRSGEVSTNAGGLIIWPAKSLLLIGFSLLALQGISEIIKKIAIMRGDMDDPTPFISVHEQAELEAKALAEEIRS